In a genomic window of Streptomyces sp. NBC_01231:
- a CDS encoding TetR family transcriptional regulator: MVDQPLTSRGAATHRRIIEVATQEFAEHGIAGARVDRIVAAARTNKAQLYAYFGSKEGLFDAIFFSSLERIVNVVPIDATDLADWAVRLYDEYLRRPDLIRLATWARLERRPAGHLVDDPDRLDDNKLRAIAEAQAAGLVRRGDPFDVMAMVIAMSMAWSPVSNVYAATAQEPAELHERRRALLHESVLRAMAVDQDHQS; encoded by the coding sequence ATGGTTGACCAGCCCCTGACCTCGCGTGGCGCTGCGACGCACCGGCGCATCATCGAGGTGGCGACCCAGGAGTTCGCCGAGCACGGGATCGCCGGAGCTCGCGTCGACCGGATCGTGGCCGCCGCACGCACCAACAAGGCGCAGCTCTATGCCTACTTCGGCAGCAAGGAAGGGCTCTTCGACGCGATCTTCTTCAGCTCCCTGGAGAGGATCGTGAACGTCGTCCCGATCGACGCCACCGACCTCGCGGACTGGGCCGTGCGCCTCTACGACGAGTACCTGCGCCGCCCCGATCTCATCCGCCTGGCCACCTGGGCGCGTCTGGAGCGACGCCCGGCAGGGCACCTGGTCGACGACCCCGACCGCCTCGACGACAACAAACTGCGAGCCATCGCCGAGGCGCAGGCCGCCGGCCTGGTGCGCCGGGGGGACCCGTTCGACGTGATGGCCATGGTGATCGCCATGTCCATGGCCTGGTCACCGGTCAGCAACGTCTACGCGGCGACCGCCCAGGAGCCCGCGGAACTGCACGAGCGGCGCCGTGCCCTGCTCCACGAGAGCGTCCTCCGTGCGATGGCGGTCGACCAGGACCACCAGTCCTAG